Proteins found in one Lycium ferocissimum isolate CSIRO_LF1 chromosome 6, AGI_CSIRO_Lferr_CH_V1, whole genome shotgun sequence genomic segment:
- the LOC132059372 gene encoding probable LRR receptor-like serine/threonine-protein kinase At3g47570, with product MEQSCLNTKWLVSYIYCSILVMLSMVVSSFDEQVLVDFKSRITDDPFQVMASWNNSLHYCNWTGITCNPSIQRVMILDLRSLKLVGSIPPSIGNLSFLTAINLRNNSFHGEIPHEFGNLLQLQHLNLTWNSFIGTIPANLSYCTELISLALEFNRLVGKIPNQLSSLSKLNYLGLASNNLTGSIPSWIGNYSSLRGLSLAINNLQGPIPQDFGRLSKLRIFQVYGNQLNGTIPQSVLNISSLYYFSVTQNLLYGELPSDIGLTLPNLEVFAGAVNEFTGPIPVSLSNASKLGVIELSQNKLSGNVPTGLGQLQGLYRINFEINSLGRNTSGDLRFLDFLVNCTSLQVLSFQDNFLGGELPKTIGNLSTSLEIFGLGYNMIVGSLPAGLENLVNLTSLSLSNNNFKGSIPESLGKLRRLQGLELNGNKLSGMIPSSIGNLTSLTILHIEDNELVGNIPPELGQCTSLSVLNLIGNNLLGSIPKELAGLSSLSISLALANNSLTGSLPAEIGRLINLKEMDISHNKLSGEIPSTLSSCVSLERFIADNNLFRGRIPESLKSLRGLEEIDLSHNNISGGIPEFLGKLPYLRKLDLSSNELEGKVPNEGIFSNASAISISGNHELCGGPPNYNFPACPRQKDPSSKKHMSSRTKVAIIISVTFLFLLLCSVAACYIVIRKNSRKRDLSARSSRERQSEHFDDDEPTLANDPFLAARITYQDIFKSTDRFSEDNLVGTGSFGSVYKGQFKVFDKIMAVKVLNLQQRGALRSFLDECRALKSIRHRNLLKIVAACSSIDYQGNDFKCIVFEFMANGSLDDWLHSKGEGQYLNIIQRLNIAIDVASALDYLHNHCQVPIVHCDLKPSNILLDEEMTAHVGDFGLAKFLFKSAWDKQTSIALKGSIGYIPPEYGSGVNVSTLGDVYSYGIMLLELFTGRRPTDEIFKDGLNIQQYIKTALPRRVMEIVDPSLLLAYEEHSKNEGNASDLEEKAILQDDEYISQLNASTMVEGCLVSILKIGLLCSSSSPRDRIPIRIALDKIHTIRNLFLQSKREIV from the exons ATGGAACAATCTTGTCTGAATACCAAGTGGTTAGTGTCATACATCTATTGCTCAATTCTTGTTATGTTATCTATGGTAGTCTCAAGCTTTGATGAACAAGTTTTGGTAGACTTCAAAAGTAGAATAACTGATGATCCATTTCAAGTCATGGCTTCTTGGAACAATTCTCTCCATTACTGCAACTGGACAGGCATAACATGCAACCCCTCCATTCaaagagtcatgattcttgacttGAGATCACTAAAGCTCGTTGGATCCATACCGCCTTCTATTGGGAACCTCTCGTTCCTTACAGCGATAAATCTTAGAAACAATAGCTTCCATGGTGAAATTCCACATGAGTTTGGGAACTTGCTGCAGCTACAACATCTCAATCTCACTTGGAATTCTTTTATTGGAACCATTCCTGCTAATCTGAGTTACTGTACAGAACTTATATCACTTGCTCTAGAATTTAATAGGCTTGTCGGGAAAATACCTAATCAGCTCAGTTCACTTTCAAAGTTGAATTATTTAGGCCTTGCAAGCAACAATCTCACGGGAAGTATCCCATCTTGGATTGGAAATTATTCGTCTCTTCGAGGTCTTTCCCTTGCAATTAACAATCTTCAAGGACCAATACCTCAAGATTTTGGCCGTTTGTCAAAGTTGCGAATCTTCCAAGTTTATGGAAATCAGTTGAATGGTACAATTCCTCAATCTGTTCTCAATATCTCCTCTCTTTACTATTTCTCTGTTACTCAAAACTTGCTGTATGGAGAACTTCCATCAGATATAGGCCTTACTCTTCCAAATCTTGAGGTGTTTGCTGGTGCTGTGAACGAGTTCACAGGACCGATTCCGGTTTCATTATCAAATGCTTCAAAGCTTGGTGTTATTGAATTGTCTCAAAATAAGCTCAGTGGAAATGTCCCTACAGGTTTAGGGCAATTGCAAGGGTTGTACAGGATCAACTTTGAGATCAATAGTCTTGGAAGAAACACAAGTGGGGATTTGAGGTTTCTTGATTTCCTAGTTAACTGTACAAGTCTGCAAGTTTTAAGCTTTCAGGACAATTTCTTGGGAGGCGAACTGCCTAAAACAATCGGTAACCTTTCCACGAGTCTCGAAATATTTGGTCTAGGTTATAATATGATAGTCGGTTCTCTTCCTGCTGGACTAGAAAACCTTGTTAACTTGACCAGTTTATCACTGAGTAATAACAACTTCAAAGGCAGTATTCCTGAGTCTTTAGGTAAGCTTCGACGCCTACAAGGACTGGAGTTGAATGGAAACAAGTTATCAGGAATGATTCCATCTTCTATTGGCAATTTGACATCTTTGACAATTTTACACATTGAGGACAATGAACTTGTTGGAAACATACCTCCGGAGCTTGGACAGTGCACCAGTTTATCAGTGCTAAACCTTataggaaataatcttcttggTTCCATACCAAAGGAGCTAGCAGGTCTTTCTTCACTCTCAATTTCTTTGGCCTTAGCGAACAATTCTTTGACCGGTTCCTTGCCAGCTGAAATTGGAAGGTTGATAAATCTCAAGGAAATGGATATTTCGCATAACAAATTATCAGGTGAAATTCCAAGCACCCTAAGCAGTTGTGTCAGCTTAGAGCGCTTCATAGCGGATAATAACCTGTTTCGAGGAAGAATTCCTGAATCCTTGAAAAGTTTAAGAGGTTTAGAAGAAATTGATTTGTCACACAATAACATCTCAGGAGGAATACCGGAGTTTCTTGGGAAACTTCCGTATCTCAGGAAGCTTGATCTTTCATCCAATGAACTTGAAGGCAAAGTACCAAATGAAGGGATCTTTTCAAATGCAAGTGCAATTTCAATCTCAGGGAATCATGAACTATGTGGAGGTCCTCCAAACTACAATTTTCCTGCATGCCCTAGACAAAAAGATCCATCATCAAAGAAACACATGAGTTCAAGGACAAAAGTAGCAATTATTATTTCagttacatttttatttttacttttgtgCTCTGTTGCTGCTTGCTACATAGTAATAAGGAAGAACTCACGAAAGAGAGATCTCAGCGCACGGTCCTCAAGAGAAAGGCAGTCTGAACATTTTGATGATGACGAACCAACTTTAGCTAATGATCCATTTTTGGCAGCAAGAATAACTTACCAAGATATATTTAAGTCAACCGATAGATTTTCTGAGGATAATCTGGTCGGCACAGGAAGTTTTGGTTCTGTATACAAAGGACAGTTTAAGGTTTTTGATAAAATTATGGCAGTGAAAGTATTGAACCTACAACAAAGAGGTGCTTTGAGAAGCTTTTTGGATGAATGCAGAGCTTTGAAAAGTATAAGGCATCGTAATCTCCTTAAGATCGTAGCTGCTTGTTCAAGCATTGATTATCAAGGTAATGACTTCAAGTGCATAGTCTTTGAGTTCATGGCTAACGGAAGCCTAGATGATTGGCTCCACTCAAAAGGTGAAGGGCAATACCTCAATATTATCCAAAGACTAAACATAGCAATTGATGTTGCTTCAGCACTTGATTATCTCCACAACCACTGCCAAGTACCAATTGTTCACTGTGATTTAAAACCGAGCAACATACTCCTCGATGAAGAGATGACTGCCCATGTTGGTGACTTTGGACTGGcaaaatttcttttcaaatcagCATGGGACAAACAGACTTCTATTGCACTAAAGGGTTCTATAGGTTATATCCCACCAG AATACGGTTCAGGTGTAAATGTGTCCACTCTTGGAGATGTTTATAGCTATGGTATCATGTTGCTAGAACTGTTCACTGGTAGAAGGCCAACCGATGAGATCTTCAAAGATGGCCTGAATATTCAGCAATACATCAAAACCGCTTTGCCTAGACGTGTTATGGAGATTGTTGATCCATCACTgcttttagcatatgaagaaCACAGCAAAAACGAGGGCAATGCAAgtgatttggaagaaaaggcAATACTTCAAGATGATGAGTATATATCCCAGCTAAATGCCAGCACTATGGTAGAAGGATGCTTGGTCTCAATCTTGAAAATTGGACTTCTATGTTCTAGCTCATCTCCAAGGGATCGGATTCCAATAAGAATAGCTTTGGACAAGATTCACACAATCAGGAACTTATTTCTACAGTCTAAGAGGGAAATAGTATAG